A single genomic interval of Camelina sativa cultivar DH55 chromosome 11, Cs, whole genome shotgun sequence harbors:
- the LOC109127281 gene encoding uncharacterized protein LOC109127281, whose amino-acid sequence MFLMDQGYVRESVDKNLFVLSLDKGLMFVQIYVDEIVFRSTCQQLVNQFVQNMTDEFEMSMCGELTYFLGLQVQQSADGISMSQSTYARGLVTRFGLTTSKEAKILMGVNDKLSKDEAGEDVDEKLYRGMIGSFLYLTSCRPDIGLAIGVCARYQARPKKSHLLAVKKIIKYIKGTVELEAQAVDASSWETISYPGTARSKTV is encoded by the exons ATGTTTCTTATGGATCAAGGCTATGTTCGCGAAAGTGTGGACAAAAATCTGTTCGTTCTTAGTCTTGACAAGGGCCTGATGTTTGTGCAAATCTATGTCGATGAAATTGTCTTTAGATCAACCTGCCAGCAACTCGTCAATCAGTTTGTCCAGAATATGACTGATGAGTTTGAAATGAGTATGTGTGGTGAACTAACTTATTTCTTGGGCTTGCAGGTACAACAGTCAGCTGATGGCATCTCCATGTCCCAAAGCACATATGCGAGGGGCTTGGTAACAAGATTTGGCCTTACAACCAGTAAGGAGGCCAAGATACTTATGGGGGTGAATGACAAGCTCTCAAAGGATGAAGCAGGAGAAGATGTAGATGAGAAGCTGTATCGAGGGATGATTGGTAGTTTTCTGTATCTGACATCATGTCGTCCGGACATTGGCTTAGCTATTGGTGTATGTGCCAGATATCAAGCCAGACCTAAGAAGTCACATCTCCTGGCTgtgaagaagatcatcaagtacatcaaaggcaCAGTCGAACTTG AAGCACAAGCGGTGGATGCTTCTTCATGGGAAACAATCTCATATCCTGGCACagcaagaagcaaaacagtGTAA